The genomic interval GCCGCCGCCGAGGCCGCGCGCGATGCCGGCATTCCGGTGATCGCCGATGGCGGCATCAAGTTTTCGGGCGATATGGCAAAGGCGATCGCCGCCGGCGCGGATGCCGTCATGGTCGGCTCGCTGCTCGCCGGTACCGATGAAAGCCCGGGCGAGGTGTTCCTTTACCAGGGCCGCTCGTTCAAGGCCTATCGCGGCATGGGTTCCGTCGGCGCCATGGCGCGCGGCTCCGCCGACCGCTATTTCCAGGCCGAGGTGCGCGACACGCTGAAGCTGGTGCCCGAAGGCATCGAGGGCCAGGTGCCCTACAAGGGCCCCGCCGGCGCGGTGCTGCACCAGCTCGGCGGGGGCTTACGCGCCGCCATGGGCTATGTCGGCGGCAAGACCATCCCCGACTTCCAGGAAAAGGCGACCTTCGTCCAGATTTCCAACGCGGGGCTGCGCGAGAGCCACGCCCACGACGTGACGATCACCCGCGAAAGCCCGAACTATCCGGGTGCAACGTAATGGGGTGCTCGATGAAATAGGGGCTAACGACTTCGTCGTAGCATCGCGCATTCGGCTGTATTGTCCGATTCTAAGACCGCTTTTTACCGCATTTCCTCAAATACGGTAATCAGCTTTTGCGCAGGGTCCTGCTTGCACGCTGCAATGAGCTTCTGTGACCATTCCAGCGTATTAGCGGGGGCTATGGTGTCCGGAAACACGCCAGCCTGCACATAAACAGTCATCACATGGACCAAGGGGTCATCGGCAAGTCGAAAGCCCGAGCTTTTGGCTTTTATGCTTTCGATCAGCCGTTGAGTGAAGTCCTGACAGTCGAAAGTTTCAATATCGATCTCGGGAAGCGGGGTCATACCCCAATTTTTCTGATCGAGATCAAGGCCGAGAGAAACAGCGGCCGTTCCAACTGCCTGCTCCAGCGGGGTATCTTCACGCCTTTCTGCGCAAATACGAGCAATCTCGGTCAGGAGCTGAGGTCGCACGCGCTTTCTATAGACGGGGTCCAGATCCTCGAAAACCGGGTCGGTGAGCTGTTCGAGACGCTCCTGCCAGGAAAGCTGCTCATTGTTTTCAGAAGGGCTTTCATTCAGCGCGTTTGAAAATTTCTCACTATAGAGGCTTCTTAGCTGGCCACATGTTGCCGTTGTCTGTGTGCTTGCAAATCCCAATTCAGGTGCGGTCATGAAGCATAATAGAAGAGAAATACGTAGGAATATTTTCATAAAATTAGCCTCTTAGTCTTCTTCCCAACGGCATGCGTCGCCGATCTCGGTGATCGCATCCTCAAGCCCGCTCAGGTCGAACTGAGCGGTGATTGCTTCGCCCATCACGCCGGTAAACCGGACGGACAGATAGTCATGTCCGACCAGCGGTTCGAGGAAAGCCCTGGTCCTGTCTTCCCCGTAAAGCATAAGGGAGAGCCTGTTGAGCTGGTACATTTCAGTTGACTGGACCGCTTCGTCATCAACGCGGTAGTCCAGTTCCTGAAAATTGTCCGTTTTCGCCGGAAGGCCGCAATTGGTATAAAGCACCGTCGTGGTTTCGTCGCCGGCGCAGCCGAACGAAAGAGAGGCAAACCGCCCGGCGCTGCCTTCGCATCTCAGTTCTTCCACAGAGATTGTGGTCGTCACGACGCTTTCCTTACCGGTTAAATCGGATAAGGCGCGCGAAGTCTCCCAGCTGCGCCGTTCGTGGCCAACGGGCAATGGCAAAGCCTCAAGCCCATCTTCCGGCTCTTTGCACCACGTGTTTTTCAATTCCAGTATTTTCGAGGGCGCGCCGGCGAGTTGTTCGGCTATTTTGTTGACCTCGATCTCTGCGTCGGAGGGCGGCGTCAAACCATCTTCTTTTGCTGCAGCAAGCGCCCGATACAGATAGCCGGGCGTCATGGTGAGCCGCATATAGGCTTCGTCCATCGCCTTTTCGCAATCGGCTGAATTTTCCTGGCTGGCAAAGGCGACGAAAGGCAGTAAGGGCAAAACGATATAGAGCAGGCGCACAGGTTTCTAATGTCCCCCGACAGAGAAAGCTTTCAACGAAAGCTTGATTCTTGAGGACGATATTTCCTACCTAAGGTTGCTTTGTCAACCGTTGTTGCCGATCAACTCTGGCTCTGCGACTGGCTCTGGCCGGCCACGCTGAGCTTTACCTCGAGGGTTTCGCGGCCGCCGCCGATGGTCATGCCGGAGACGGGGGCGGCGTCGCGATAGTCGAGGCCGGTGGCGACGCGGACATAGCGTTCGTCCGGGCAGACCTTGTTGGCGGCGTCGAAGCCGACCCAGCCGAGGCCCTCCAGATAGCATTCCGCCCAGGCGTGGCTCGCCGTCTGGTTGGGGCCTTCCTCCATATAGAGATAGCCGGAGACATAGCGCGCCGGCACCTTCATGGCGCGCGCCGCGGCGATCACGATATGGGCGTAGTCCTGGCAGACGCCCTCCTTGTTTTCCAGAGACTCGGCGGCGGTGGTCGCAGTCGAGGTGGAGCCGGGCTTGAAGGTCATCGACTTGTGCAGGATCGCCATTAGATCGTGGAGCCGGGCGAGATCGGAATCGCCTTCCAGACGCGCGACGAGCGCCTTGATCGGCTCTTCCGCCATCGTCAGCGGCGTCGGCCGCAGGAACAGCCAGAGCGGAATATCGGGTGAGGCGGGGCCGAAAATGCCGTCGGTATCGCGGGTTTCGACCACGCCTGCCGCCGTCAGCCGCACGGTCTTGTGATCGCCTTCCACCGAGACGAGGCGGACATGGTTTTCATACTGGTCGATATAGGCGACCTCGCTCTTGGCGCCCTCGATCGACACCGTCCAGTCCTTGACGGTCTGGCTCGCGGCGCTCACCGGCGTCAGCCGCAGCCGCTGCAGCGAGAACTGAACCGGCTCGTCGTAACTGTACTCAGTCACATGGCTGATGTTCAAAAGCATAGTTTCCTGTCCCTTTTCACGCTTCTGCGTCAGACGTAGAAGCGATACCCCTCGCTGATTTGCTGGCTGACGATATTGTTGCGGCTGACGAAATCCTCCAGGAATTCATGCAGGCCGTTATCCATGATCGTCTTGATCTTCTGCGTTCTCAGCGTGTTGCGGATCGCATGCGCGGTTTCGTGCGCCTGCACCCTGGCGCCGTAATCCGCCGCCAGATAATCGAGGTTGAGCACGATCTTCTCGTAGCAATAGGCAAGCGAGCGCGGAAGCTGGACGTCAAGGATCAGGAACTCGGCGATCTGGCTCGGCTTGTACTCGCCGTTATGCACCCAGCCATAGGCGCGGTGGGCGGAGACCGATCGCAGGATCGATTCCCACTGCAGATTGTCGAGCGAGGTGCCGACATGGTGCACCGAGGGCAAAAGCACGTAATATTTCACGTCCAGAATGCGGCTGGTGTTGTCGGCGCGCTCGATGAAGGTGCCGATATGGGCGAAATTGTAGATCTCGTTCCTCAACATGGAGCCATGGAAGGCCCCGCGGATCAGCGCGGTCCGGTGCTTGATCACATCGATCGCCTTGGGCAGATCGGCGGGCTTGACCTTGGCGCCCAGCAGGGCGCGGGTGTCGATCCAGCACTCGTTGGTCGCTTCCCAGGTTTCCCGGGTCAGCGCGGTGCGCACCATGCGGGCGTTCTGGCGACCGGAATCGATGCAGGAGACGACGCTGGAGGGATTGCGGCGGTCGCGCAGCAGAAAGTCGATGGCGTTATCGGCCGTCAGCTTGTCGTAGACCTCGAAATAGGCCTCCTGAACGCCGGCGCTCTGCAGGATGCCGTCCCAGTCGTCGGCGCCCTTGGAGCGGGTCAGCGACACCCGCTGGCCGGCATCGATCAGGCGGGCCATGTTTTCCGCGCGCTCGATATAGCGAAACATCCAGTAGAGGCCGTTTGCGGTTTTTCCGAGCATCATCAGTCCTCCAGCACCCAGGTGTCCTTGGTTCCGCCGCCCTGGCTGGAATTGACCACCAGCGAGCCTTCCTTCAGCGCCACGCGCGTCAGCCCGCCGGGCATGATGCGGACGCGATCGGAAACCAGGACATAGGGGCGAAGGTCGACATGGCGCGGTGCGATGCCCTTCTTGACGAGGATCGGCACGGTCGACAGCGACAGCGTCGGCTGGGCGATGTAGTTCCCCGGCCGGGCGCGCAGCTTGGCGGTGAAATCCTCAAGCTCCTTCCTGCTCGCCGTCGGGCCGACCAGCATGCCGTAGCCGCCCGAACCATGGACCTCCTTGACCACGAGGTCGGCGATGTTGTCGAGCACATAGGCGAGGCTTTCCGGCTCCGAACAGCGCCATGTCGGCACGTTTTCCAGAAGCGGTTTCTGGCCGGTGTAGAATTCGACGATCTCCGGCATGTAGGAATAGATCGCCTTGTCATCGGCAATGCCGGTGCCCGGCGCGTTGGCGATGGTGATGTTGCCGGCGCGATAGACGTCCATGATGCCGGGAATGCCGAGCGCGGAATCCGGGCGGAAGGTCAGCGGATCGAGGAAGTCGTCATCGACGCGGCGGTAGATCACGTCGATCGCCTGGTAGCCGCGCGTGGTGCGCATCTGCACCTTGCCGTCGATGACCCGCAGGTCGGATCCCTCGACCAGTTCCACGCCCATCATGTCGGCGAGGAAGGAGTGTTCGTAATAGGCGGAATTGTAGATGCCGGGCGTCAGAACCGCCACGCGCGGGCGGGTGCCGGTAAAGCCGGGCGGCGCCAGCGTTGCAAGGCTCTGGCGCAGAAGCTGTGGGTAGTCCTCCACCCGGCGCACCCGGTTCTTGTAGAACAGTTCGGGAAACATCTGCATCATGGTTTCCCGGTTCTCCAGCATGTAGGAGACGCCGGATGGCGTGCGGGCGTTGTCCTCCAGCACGTAGAACTGGTCCTCGCCGGTGCGCACAATATCGGTGCCGACAATGTGGGTATAGACCCCGCCGGGGGGCTCGAAGCCGATCATCTGCGGCAGGAAGGCGTCATTCTCCTCGATCAGCCGGCGCGGCAGGCGACCGGCCTTGATGATCTCCTGCTTGTGGTAGATGTCCTTCAGGAAGGCGTTGAGCGCGATCACCCGCTGCTCGATTCCGGCGGCGAGCTTGCGCCATTCGCGCCCGGCGATGATGCGCGGCACGATATCGAAGGGGATCAGCTTTTCCGAACTGTCGGCATGGCCGTAAACGGCAAAGGTGATGCCCGTCTTGCGGAAGATATTCTCGGCATCTCGGGATTTTGCGATCAATGATGCAGGATTTTGCTGGCTGTACCAGTCGTAATAATCCTGGTAGGGCGCGCGCGGCTGGTTGTCCGCGATCATCATTTCATCGAATGCCAAAGCGTTCATCCCCCGATTGTTATTCTTACATATCAATACAACATCGTCAGCAATGCAAGGACCATGCCTTGCCGCGCGACAACCATTTTTAAAGTGCTCCCTGACAGAAACGCGCCGAAAAACAGGCAGTTCCGCAATACTTCGCCGATTTAGTGTGCAACGCCCGCCCGCCATCGGCGCTTTCCGCGCAAAACAAAACCCGCCGGCGATGCGGCGGGTCGGTAGAAGGAGGGTGCTTGCCTCTGTTTTCCATCTCCGAACACCTGTCAGGGATGTCTCCGGGCTTTACACCTGACCCGGGGGTCCAGGCAACGTTCTCCGTGTGGCCTGGATGCTCGGATCAAGTCCGAGCATGACCCATGAGAGGGAAGGTTGCGATTATCGCCGACAGCGCGGCGAGTTTTGCAACGTCTTTCTCACGCGCTCTGGCGACGGTCGCCCTGGCGGTTGCGCGGGCGGCGGTTCTTGGCCGGGCGGTTGCGGTTGGCGCCCTCGCGGGGCGCGCCGTCACGAGGGCCACCATTGCGGGCTTCGCCCTGGCGCTGGCCGCCATTGGCGGAAGGACGGGCCCGGCGGGCGGGTTTTCCGTTTCCGGCGCCGCCGCGACCACGGCCATTGCCGCGCGCCGGGCGCTCGGCCATCGCATGGGGTTCGCCGCTCGCCACGGTGATCTCGATGCCGGTCAGCTTCTGGATATCGCGCAGCAGCGCCGATTCCTCGGGCGTGCAGAACGCGATCGCCTTGCCTTCCTTGCCGGCGCGCGCGGTGCGGCCGATACGGTGGACATAGGCGTCGGCCACTTCCGGCAGATCGTAGTTGTAGACATGGGTGACGCCGGGCACATCGATGCCGCGGGCGGCGACGTCGGTTGCGACCAGAACGTTGATTTCACCGGTCTTGAACGCCTTGAGCGCGCGCTCACGCTGTCCCTGGCTCTTGTTGCCGTGGATCGAGGCGGTGGCGAAGCCGCGGCTGTCGAGATGCTTCATCAGCTTCTCGGCGCCGTGCTTGGTGCGCAGGAACACGATCGCGCGGCCATCCGGATTGTTGGTGAGTTCCTGGCGGAGAAGCTCGACCTTGTCGTTCTTGCCGGCGACGAAGTGCACGGCCTGCTCGACACGGTCGGCGGTCTTGCCGGGAGGCGTCACTTCAACGCGTTCCGGATTGGTCAGGAAGCGCTTAGAAAGCTCGGCAATCGATTTCGGCATGGTGGCCGAAAACAGCATGGTCTGGCGCTCGTCCGGCACCAGCGACGAAATCTTCTTCAGGTCGTGGATGAAGCCGAGGTCGAGCATCTGGTCGGCCTCGTCCAGCACCAGGTAGCGCACGGCGGAAAGGTTGAGCGCCCTGCGGTCGAGTAGGTCGAGCAGCCGGCCGGGGGTGGCCACAAGAATGTCGGTGCCGCCTGCAAGCTGCTGCTGCTGGCGGTTGATCGATGCGCCGCCGACCACGATGTTGACCTTGAGCGGCGTCTTGCGGGCGAAGATGCGCAGGTTTTCCGCGATCTGGTTCACCAGTTCGCGCGTCGGGGCGAGGATCAGCGTCTTGACGGTCTTCGACGCGGGCTTGCCGCCGTTGGCGAGCAGCATGTCGATGATCGGCAGGCCGAAAGCGGCCGTCTTGCCGGTGCCTGTCTGGGCAAGGCCCATCACGTCGCGGCCTTCGAGCACCAGCGGTATCGCCTTCGCCTGGATCGGCGTCGGGGTTTCATAACCCTCCGCGGCAACACGGGCGACGAGCTGGGCGGAAAGTCCAAGTGTATTAAATTCAGTCAATTCAAAAGCGCCTTTCAAGGCATGCCGAAAGCCCTCCGCGCATTGCGACCAAACGCAAATGCCGGTGGTTTCGGTTTCAAGCGCCCCGCGTGAAGTGGGAACTTATCGGTGGAAAATGCCTTCCGCGCGCCGGCTGGAAGTGCCGGACTTTTCTCATGCGCTTGACCCGGACTTGACGCGACCGTCTCGGTCATCTGCGCCAGGCATGCTCACGCGGCATGCGAACAGGTGGAAAGCTGAGCACTACATGATGCCCGGGCCGGCAAAAGTCAAGCATGATCCTTGGCATTACCGCCCGGCCGGGCGAGAACCCGCCAGCATTTCGCGCTTTCCGGCAAAGCCGGGGCGGCGTTCGACGGTGAAGCCGGCCGCCTGAAGGTTGCGGCGCACGAAGCCGGCGGCGGCATAGGTGCCGAACGTGCCGCCGGGCGCGGTATGGTCGAAGACGGCGCGCATCAGGTCTTGCGACCACATATCGGGGTTGCGGGAAGGGGCGAAGCCGTCGAGATACCAGGCGTCGTACCGGTCGGGCAGGGCGGTCAACGCCTTCAGGGCGTCGGCGCAGATGACGGTGAGGCGGGTCTGCGGGTCGGCGTCGATGGTGATGACGCCTTCGGCGCGCTCCGGCCAATGGGCGGTCAGGGCTGCGCGCTCCGCCGCGATCTCCGGCCAGTGTGACAGGATGCGGTCGATATCGGCCTTTCCCAGCGGAAACAGCTCGAACGCGGTGAAGGAAAGATGCCCGTCCGGCGGCCGGAGCGTCTTCCAGCGCCGGAAGGTCTCGCAGAAATTCAGCCCCGTGCCGAAGCCGAGCTCGCCGATCCTGAAAGGCCCGCCCGCCTGCCAGCGTTCGCCGAGCCGGTTGGCGTCGATGAACACATGGCCGCATTCGGCCCGCCCGTCCGCCTTGGAGAAATAGTGGTCCTGAAACGCCTCCGAAAAGGGCCGGTCGCCGTCATCCCATGTTATCGCCATCTATGAGCCTGTTGCATCCGTTCGCCGTTTGTGGTCCATCGCCGGAATGAATGACGCGCCAGCCCCCTCAGGTCAAATGCCATCCGCCGACCTCGCCATCATCGGCGGCGGCATCATGGGGCTGTGGGCGGCCTATCACGCCGAAAAGGCCGGCATCGATACGCTGCTGATCGACAGCGGCGGACCGGCTGCGAGCAATGGCCTGCTTGGCGCGCTGATGGCCTATATGCCGGATCAGTGGGACGAGAAGAAGCAGTTCCAGTTCGAGGCGCTTGCGGCACTCGAGGGCCATATCCGCGCGCTGGAGGCCGAGACCGGGGTTTCGACCGGCTATCGCCGGGCCGGCCGGGTGATGCCGCTTTATGCCGAACGCCAGGTCGAGACCGCGCTCTCACGCGCCGAGGCAGCCGCCGTGAACTGGCGCGACGGCACGCGACGCTTCGCGTGGTCCGTGGTGGATCGTCCGCCGCTCGATCGCTGGCCGGCCGTCGATGCCGCGGCGCTTGCCTATGTCCACGAAAATTTTGCCGCCCATGCTTTTCCGCGCGGCGTGGTCGCGGCGCTTCGGGCCTTTCTTGAAAACGCCCGGCATGTGCGCCGCCTGACGGCGACGGTGACGGAAATCGACGCGGCGGCGAACAATCTCCATCTGGCCGATGGCGGACGGGTCGGCTTCGGGCGCATCATCGTTTCGGCAGGCATCGGCGCCTTTCCGCTGCTTCAGCCGTTCTTCGCGCCGGCCGGCAAACCGCTCGGCCGCCCGGTCAAGGGACAGGCGGCACTCTTTGCCGCAGACTGCGACCCCGCGTGGCCGATCGTCTTCGATGACGGGCTTTACGTGATCGC from Martelella mediterranea DSM 17316 carries:
- a CDS encoding NAD(P)/FAD-dependent oxidoreductase; protein product: MPSADLAIIGGGIMGLWAAYHAEKAGIDTLLIDSGGPAASNGLLGALMAYMPDQWDEKKQFQFEALAALEGHIRALEAETGVSTGYRRAGRVMPLYAERQVETALSRAEAAAVNWRDGTRRFAWSVVDRPPLDRWPAVDAAALAYVHENFAAHAFPRGVVAALRAFLENARHVRRLTATVTEIDAAANNLHLADGGRVGFGRIIVSAGIGAFPLLQPFFAPAGKPLGRPVKGQAALFAADCDPAWPIVFDDGLYVIAHEGGRVAVGSTTEDAFEDAATTDHRLDALIAAARKAVPLLRDAPVVERWAGLRPRGIHREPMIGAIDAAPRVIALGGGFKTSFGIAHRLADHAVRLATGQPVAPLPDIYDLSIYRRRAHGEKR
- a CDS encoding transglutaminase family protein, with translation MLLNISHVTEYSYDEPVQFSLQRLRLTPVSAASQTVKDWTVSIEGAKSEVAYIDQYENHVRLVSVEGDHKTVRLTAAGVVETRDTDGIFGPASPDIPLWLFLRPTPLTMAEEPIKALVARLEGDSDLARLHDLMAILHKSMTFKPGSTSTATTAAESLENKEGVCQDYAHIVIAAARAMKVPARYVSGYLYMEEGPNQTASHAWAECYLEGLGWVGFDAANKVCPDERYVRVATGLDYRDAAPVSGMTIGGGRETLEVKLSVAGQSQSQSQS
- the mnmD gene encoding tRNA (5-methylaminomethyl-2-thiouridine)(34)-methyltransferase MnmD; this translates as MAITWDDGDRPFSEAFQDHYFSKADGRAECGHVFIDANRLGERWQAGGPFRIGELGFGTGLNFCETFRRWKTLRPPDGHLSFTAFELFPLGKADIDRILSHWPEIAAERAALTAHWPERAEGVITIDADPQTRLTVICADALKALTALPDRYDAWYLDGFAPSRNPDMWSQDLMRAVFDHTAPGGTFGTYAAAGFVRRNLQAAGFTVERRPGFAGKREMLAGSRPAGR
- a CDS encoding alpha-E domain-containing protein, yielding MLGKTANGLYWMFRYIERAENMARLIDAGQRVSLTRSKGADDWDGILQSAGVQEAYFEVYDKLTADNAIDFLLRDRRNPSSVVSCIDSGRQNARMVRTALTRETWEATNECWIDTRALLGAKVKPADLPKAIDVIKHRTALIRGAFHGSMLRNEIYNFAHIGTFIERADNTSRILDVKYYVLLPSVHHVGTSLDNLQWESILRSVSAHRAYGWVHNGEYKPSQIAEFLILDVQLPRSLAYCYEKIVLNLDYLAADYGARVQAHETAHAIRNTLRTQKIKTIMDNGLHEFLEDFVSRNNIVSQQISEGYRFYV
- a CDS encoding DEAD/DEAH box helicase; protein product: MTEFNTLGLSAQLVARVAAEGYETPTPIQAKAIPLVLEGRDVMGLAQTGTGKTAAFGLPIIDMLLANGGKPASKTVKTLILAPTRELVNQIAENLRIFARKTPLKVNIVVGGASINRQQQQLAGGTDILVATPGRLLDLLDRRALNLSAVRYLVLDEADQMLDLGFIHDLKKISSLVPDERQTMLFSATMPKSIAELSKRFLTNPERVEVTPPGKTADRVEQAVHFVAGKNDKVELLRQELTNNPDGRAIVFLRTKHGAEKLMKHLDSRGFATASIHGNKSQGQRERALKAFKTGEINVLVATDVAARGIDVPGVTHVYNYDLPEVADAYVHRIGRTARAGKEGKAIAFCTPEESALLRDIQKLTGIEITVASGEPHAMAERPARGNGRGRGGAGNGKPARRARPSANGGQRQGEARNGGPRDGAPREGANRNRPAKNRRPRNRQGDRRQSA
- a CDS encoding circularly permuted type 2 ATP-grasp protein, with the translated sequence MNALAFDEMMIADNQPRAPYQDYYDWYSQQNPASLIAKSRDAENIFRKTGITFAVYGHADSSEKLIPFDIVPRIIAGREWRKLAAGIEQRVIALNAFLKDIYHKQEIIKAGRLPRRLIEENDAFLPQMIGFEPPGGVYTHIVGTDIVRTGEDQFYVLEDNARTPSGVSYMLENRETMMQMFPELFYKNRVRRVEDYPQLLRQSLATLAPPGFTGTRPRVAVLTPGIYNSAYYEHSFLADMMGVELVEGSDLRVIDGKVQMRTTRGYQAIDVIYRRVDDDFLDPLTFRPDSALGIPGIMDVYRAGNITIANAPGTGIADDKAIYSYMPEIVEFYTGQKPLLENVPTWRCSEPESLAYVLDNIADLVVKEVHGSGGYGMLVGPTASRKELEDFTAKLRARPGNYIAQPTLSLSTVPILVKKGIAPRHVDLRPYVLVSDRVRIMPGGLTRVALKEGSLVVNSSQGGGTKDTWVLED